The segment TGCAGGAACTAAGCCAGAATTGGGGACAATTTCTAAATTTAAAATTCGTCCTTGTTGAGAAATCCTCACAGAATTATTGCCAGGAACAGCAGTCAGAGAAATATTACCGCCAGGGGAGGAAAGAATGCCGGTATTAATAACATTTCCCCCAATCAACGTAAGATTATTTTCAGGTCTTAAACTTAAGTTGCCGGTATTGACAATTGAGCCTGGTTGTGAAACTGCAAAATTAAAAGCGCTGGGAGTTCCAACTAAAGCCCCATAATTATTACCACCAAAAGCATTGAAAAAACCGTTATTAAATCCCATGCCGGTAGCGGTGGTAACTGTGAAGGATGCCGGCACATTTAGACTGGCATTTGAACCGAACATGATGCCGGCGGGATTCATTAAAAATAAATTAGAATTCCCGCCTGTTATTTGTATTAACCCGTTAATATAAGAAGCATTACCGCCGTTGATTCTACCTAAAATATTGAGGATATTAGGATTAGAGATAAAATTGGCAATTTGCCCTGGTGATAAATTAAATTGAGTGAAACTATGAAAAAGGTTTGCCCCATCGCCAGAAAGACTTCCGCCGGTGATATTAAATTGATTATTCTGAGGAGTAACAAGAGTGCCGGTGCCGTCGGGGGAGGGGGTGATAGGTTGAGCTAAAATAGGACTAGCGAACGTGCCGGCACCAGCAATAAATGCTCCGCAAGTTAGGGCAATAACCACCGTATCAAGAGAATTCATTTTTTTGAACCTTAAAAACAATAACCGAAGCTAAAATTATCGGCGTTCGCTACAGAAAAAGCTTACCTGTTCAATATTTGGCAAATTCTGCCCTTGTTTGTATGCTTCACTTATAATATTCCCGAAGAGCAGTAATATAAACACCCTTGGCAGTGGTGTGATGTTTCTGATGGCGGTTTTCCCTCTGAATGTGGGATTTATTACCATCTTAATTTCTTGCCATAATAATAAAAGTAGTAAAATAAAACACCAAAAGCAAAAAACCCTTCATGTCAGTATTAGCAGCCATCGGCGTCTTAGCCCTCCTGATCGTCATTCACGAACTTGGCCACTTTTTAGCAGCCAGACTTCAAGGAATCCACGTTAACCGCTTCTCTGTCGGCTTTGGCCCTATTTTGTGGAAATATCAAGGCCCGGAAACCGAGTATGCTTTGCGTGGTTTTCCCCTGGGAGGCTACGTCGGCTTTCCTGACGACGACCCCGAAAGCACTATCCCTCAAGACGACCCCAACTTATTGAGAAACCGGCCAGTCCTTGACCGCGCTATCGTGATCAGCGCCGGCGTTATCGCTAATCTAATCTTTGCCTATTTTCTCCTTGTCGCCCATGTTGGCCTGGTTGGCATCCAACAAATGCAGCCCGGAGTCCAAGTTTCCCAGATCGCCAACAGTCTCAGCGTCGCCGCCGCCGCTGGCATTCAACCCAAAGATATTATCCTCTCTGCGGACGGCCAAAACCTCGCCACCTCGCGTCCGGGTGTCCAAACTTTCCAAAAAATTATACAATCCAACCCCAACGAACCGATTACCCTCACAATTGAACGAAACACACAAAAACTAAGGCTCACAATAGTCCCCAAAGCAGATAATCAAGGAATCGGGCGGATCGGTGTTATCCTGAAACCGAATGAAACCGGCCCTGGTGTGACGGTAGATCAACTCACACCGGAACTCAGCCTCACTAGCACAACACCTATTCAGAAAGGCGACATCTTGGTTTCTGCCAATGGGCAAAGCTTAAGTGAATCAACCACCGGCCTGCAACAATTGCAGAAAGTTATACAAGATAGCAACAATCAGCCGGTGGAAGTTGTAATTAAGCGAGGCGATGAAAATCTCACAACTCAAGTGAGACAAGAAGGCGACCAAAGCAAGAAGCCGGTGGTTTTGCAACTGGCTCCTAATGTTCAGAAAAAGAAAACCAGTAATATTTTTGAAGCCTTTGGTGCCGGTGCCGAACAATTTGAAAAAATTGTGGTTTTAACTGTTCAAGGTTTCGGACAATTGGTGAGTAATTTTAGTTCTACTGCTGAACAAATTGCAGGGCCGGTTAAAATTGTCGAACAAGGTGCCAAACTCGCCGAAAACGATATTACAAATTTGTTTTGGTTTGCGGCTCTGATCAGTATTAACTTAGGTGTGCTGAATATTCTGCCTTTACCAGCCCTCGACGGCGGGCAACTTGCTTTTCTTCTCATCGAAGGTTTGCGCGGAAAACCCCTGCCTACTCAGATCCAAGACGGTGTTATGCAAACCGGCCTAATGCTGCTTTTGGGATTGGGTATTTTCTTAATTATCCGCGATACCACCCAACTTGAATTTATCCAAAAATTGTTTCAGTAGGGCGATGATCTGCTCACAATTTATATTATTTTTGTGGGCAGAGGTTTTGTTTTTTGAGGCTGGATCTGTTTTAGATTTTGTCTTTTGAGGTTATTCTTTTAACCGCAGCCTGTAGCAGGCAAGATGCCTGCTCCACAAATAGATTATTTGTTGTGTGCCGGATTTAGTATATAAATAGCAATGATTACTACGAAAAAACGTAAGCCTAGTCTTAAACAAAGAACTCTGGAAATACTGATTCGACTTAAAAATCTTTACCCAGAGGCTAAATGTAGTCTTAATTATGAAACTCCCCATCAACTGCTTGTCGCTACTATTCTGTCGGCGCAATGCACGGACGAACGAGTTAATCAAGTTACTCCTGCTCTTTTTGCTCGCTATCCTGATGCTGCCAGTCTAGCAGCAGCAGATATTACGGATATTGAAACGTTGATTCGTTCCACCGGCTTCTACCGCAATAAGGCAAAAAATATCCAAGGTGCCAGCCGCATGATTGTGGAAAAGTACAATGGCGAAGTGCCGAAGCGTATGGAACTACTGCTGGAACTCCCCGGAGTTGCTCGCAAAACTGCTAATGTGGTTTTGGCCCACGCCTACGGAATTAATGCCGGTGTGACGGTGGATACTCACGTTACTCGGCTTTCGCGTCGCTTGGGATTGACGCCACAGCGAGACGCGATCCGCATTGAACGTGATTTGATGCCGCTTTTGCCCCAAACTGACTGGGAAAACTTTTCAATCACTATCATCTATCACGGACGGGCTATTTGTACGGCCCGTAAACCGCTTTGTGACAGTTGCGATCTTGCCGATCTCTGCCCCAGTGCCGGTTTACCTTTGGCTCAAATGCTGGATGCAATTGAAAAATAGCTATTGCCACCGAAATGTAATATGATGGGAAATAGTGACTTTAATTCTAACTAGAAAAATTTTTCATGGCTAAAAAGAGCATGATTGAGCGTCAGAAAAAGCGCCAAGCACTGGTGAATAAATACGCTCAAAAGCGTGAAGATCTAAAAATCGCCTTCGAGCAAGCGGAAGACCTCGACGACAAAATCGCAATCCACCGGGAAATTCAACAACTGCCCCGTGACAGTTCGAGAACTCGTTTGCGGAACCGTTGCTGGTTGACTGGACGCCCCAGAGGCTATTACCGTGATTTTGGCCTCTCTCGAAACGTGATCCGCGAAATGGCACACCAAGGGTTACTCCCCGGCGTTGTCAAATCAAGCTGGTAGTCTCAACACACAATGAAGATTTGGCTTTTAGAAGACGTTGCATCTAAAAGCCAAAATCTCAACTTTTTGTCAAGGATAAATATTAAATTTATTGACCGCAACAGCGTGGGTTGATATCAAGACTTTGGAGCAGAAGATCACTCACAGCATTAGCGACGGCAAATTCGCCAAAAAAGCTTTTAGAAAAATCAAAGGCTTGCATTTCGGTAACGATGGCGATGACTAATTGGCCAACGTCATTTTCGCCTTCCATGCGATGTCGCACAAAAATTTGCGCTGCACGTTCGGCAATTGTCTCATTGACGGGCTCTGGGAGGAATTCTTGATCGAGCCATTCGTGCAGAGTTTTTTGTAACCATTGCCCTTCTTGTTGAGGGTTTTGGGCCGGTGGTAGTGTGATGGGTGGAATTGGCTCAGACATTTGCTCAACGCCAGAGGAAATCAAAGGTTAGGAAATATTTTAGCAGCCGGTGGGGAATTTTTTTTTGTGTTCAGTATTCTGGGGCTTATGCCGGTGGGCAGAGCAACGGCCTCCGGGCTATGTAAAAATGATTAATTGCAAGACGGATTGCTATTCAACCAAATACGGCACGAAATCTCATGCTGCAAACAACTCTTGGTGGACGCTATCAAATTATCAATCATTTGGGAGGAGGCGGTTTTGGGCAAACTTATCTGGCGGAAGACTTGCAGTTACCAGGCAACCCCAAGTGTGTTGTTAAAAAACTTCAACCGCAAGCAAGTGATCCGGCGACGCTAGAGACGGCTAGGCGGTTATTTGAAACGGAAGCACAAATGCTTTATAAGTTGGGAAGTCACCCGCAAATTCCTAAACTTTATGCTTATTTTGAGGAAAATAACGAGTTTTATTTGGTGCAAGAGTTTATTGAGGGGTGTAGTTTAATTGAGGAATTTAAGGGGAATGCTGGATGGGAGGAAGCTAAGGTTATTAGTTTGTTGCGAGAAATTTTAGAGATTTTAGAGTTTGTTCACAGCCAAAATGTGATTCACCGTGATGTTAATCCTCATAATATTATTCGCCGGGCAACGGATGGGAAGTTAGTTTTAATTGATTTTGGTGCGGTGAAACAAATTACGACGCAATCATTTAATGCTTTGGGGCAAACAAATTTAAGTGTGATTATTGGCACGCCCGGTTATATGCCAAGTGAGCAAGCAAATGGTTTTCCCAAACCGAGTAGTGATATCTATGCGGTAGGGGTTTTGGCAATTCAATCGCTGATAAATATTTACCCAAATCAGTTTAAAACCGATGCGAATACTCTGGAAATTATCTGGCGCGAGGGCGTTGGGGTGAGTGATGAGTTAGCGGTGGTTCTTGATAAGATGGTGCGCTATGATTTCCGCCAGCGTTATGCGTCGGCGGGGGAAGCTTTGCAGGCTCTTCAAAATATGAAATCTGGCAAGTTGCCAACAATGCCGGTGGGCGTTTCTTCGCCGGCTAAACTCCAAGTTAGGGGGAGGATGTTGATTAAGGCTTTGTTGGTTTTGGTGCTGGGGTTTGGGGTGAGTGCGGCTGGTTATTTTGCTGTTCAAGTTTTTAATAATTCTAGTGCCACAGGTTTATATAATCAAGCCAATACGCTGTTAAAGTTAAAGCGTCAAGAGGAAGCTATTAAGCTTTTGGAAAAGGCGGTAAAGCTGAAACCTGATTATGCGGAGGCTTGGGAAATTCAAGCGCAGGCATTTTATGGTTTAAAACGTTATAAAGAAGCGCTGGAGGCTTTTGATAAAGCTATTTAT is part of the Ancylothrix sp. D3o genome and harbors:
- the rseP gene encoding RIP metalloprotease RseP, with translation MSVLAAIGVLALLIVIHELGHFLAARLQGIHVNRFSVGFGPILWKYQGPETEYALRGFPLGGYVGFPDDDPESTIPQDDPNLLRNRPVLDRAIVISAGVIANLIFAYFLLVAHVGLVGIQQMQPGVQVSQIANSLSVAAAAGIQPKDIILSADGQNLATSRPGVQTFQKIIQSNPNEPITLTIERNTQKLRLTIVPKADNQGIGRIGVILKPNETGPGVTVDQLTPELSLTSTTPIQKGDILVSANGQSLSESTTGLQQLQKVIQDSNNQPVEVVIKRGDENLTTQVRQEGDQSKKPVVLQLAPNVQKKKTSNIFEAFGAGAEQFEKIVVLTVQGFGQLVSNFSSTAEQIAGPVKIVEQGAKLAENDITNLFWFAALISINLGVLNILPLPALDGGQLAFLLIEGLRGKPLPTQIQDGVMQTGLMLLLGLGIFLIIRDTTQLEFIQKLFQ
- the nth gene encoding endonuclease III, with the protein product MITTKKRKPSLKQRTLEILIRLKNLYPEAKCSLNYETPHQLLVATILSAQCTDERVNQVTPALFARYPDAASLAAADITDIETLIRSTGFYRNKAKNIQGASRMIVEKYNGEVPKRMELLLELPGVARKTANVVLAHAYGINAGVTVDTHVTRLSRRLGLTPQRDAIRIERDLMPLLPQTDWENFSITIIYHGRAICTARKPLCDSCDLADLCPSAGLPLAQMLDAIEK
- the rpsN gene encoding 30S ribosomal protein S14 yields the protein MAKKSMIERQKKRQALVNKYAQKREDLKIAFEQAEDLDDKIAIHREIQQLPRDSSRTRLRNRCWLTGRPRGYYRDFGLSRNVIREMAHQGLLPGVVKSSW
- a CDS encoding serine/threonine-protein kinase, which codes for MLQTTLGGRYQIINHLGGGGFGQTYLAEDLQLPGNPKCVVKKLQPQASDPATLETARRLFETEAQMLYKLGSHPQIPKLYAYFEENNEFYLVQEFIEGCSLIEEFKGNAGWEEAKVISLLREILEILEFVHSQNVIHRDVNPHNIIRRATDGKLVLIDFGAVKQITTQSFNALGQTNLSVIIGTPGYMPSEQANGFPKPSSDIYAVGVLAIQSLINIYPNQFKTDANTLEIIWREGVGVSDELAVVLDKMVRYDFRQRYASAGEALQALQNMKSGKLPTMPVGVSSPAKLQVRGRMLIKALLVLVLGFGVSAAGYFAVQVFNNSSATGLYNQANTLLKLKRQEEAIKLLEKAVKLKPDYAEAWEIQAQAFYGLKRYKEALEAFDKAIYFQPEFLEAWVGRGLVLAQLKKYNEAIDAFEQGLKIQPNSAKVWYEKGELLLQLQRYDEAVVSYEKASEFQPNFYEAWERRGWALHSLRRYEDAVNSYKKAVEIKPDYAKAWYNMGNSMARLEWKKEAVNAYEKAVKFDDNYYLAWKSLGNALSNLREYKEALESYQKAVSLRSDDAESWYQLGWGWHQLSRFDKALEAYNTVLNLQSNYPGAWYNHGNVLYTLRRYEEAVKSYENAVDLKADDYQAWYSKGNALFQLKRYEEARVAYQKTVVIKPDFKEGKDALLKIENLLNKEGDKQAFKDNKSWSGFNLDLGRFFD